The following proteins are co-located in the Flectobacillus major DSM 103 genome:
- a CDS encoding LysM peptidoglycan-binding domain-containing protein codes for MTHTVKPQETLYAISRKYNVSVDQIKQLNGLISNDISIGQVLYITFDDAPVYPNANPVTPNYSDNVYPNTPPSYPSTPTYPSTPSYNTPSGNYNNNNNNAAVGIEAFQVRKENKGSYNSIVISYPSDYGTDSTNPMRDNYPSPNLVNPRGVSYFGKSTFDSQRAQFEDLCPRPFYADILHFIGKNEGSFDAVNSYDKAIFSFGFIQFTGAVASGSMLTRVLQRFKNNNQSAFYQSFGQFGLDVSTYGTPLFTVNTGYGQKQGDEAYREVANNLQLTGVFIASGFEREMIRAQIQIAQEEYMNKALADSTSVAVLGQGVSLNRVLYSEGGIALRVDLCVNRGLSGSLAVLQKAIAQVAAESGIYSVASLGSIDERRVVETVANNDIEQWKKDRTRKLLSSNFSFDKYSV; via the coding sequence ATGACACACACTGTAAAACCACAGGAAACACTGTACGCTATTTCACGGAAATACAACGTAAGTGTTGACCAAATCAAACAATTGAATGGGCTTATAAGCAACGACATTTCCATTGGGCAGGTATTATATATTACCTTTGACGACGCCCCCGTGTATCCCAATGCCAACCCTGTAACTCCCAATTATAGCGATAACGTGTATCCCAATACACCACCAAGCTATCCATCTACGCCCACTTACCCAAGCACACCCTCGTACAATACGCCTTCGGGTAATTACAATAATAATAATAACAATGCAGCCGTTGGCATTGAGGCGTTTCAGGTAAGAAAAGAGAATAAAGGCTCGTACAATAGTATCGTTATTTCGTATCCGAGTGATTATGGAACAGATTCAACAAATCCTATGCGAGACAACTACCCATCTCCCAATTTGGTAAACCCAAGAGGGGTGTCGTATTTTGGAAAATCTACCTTTGATTCGCAACGAGCTCAATTTGAAGACCTTTGTCCACGCCCTTTTTATGCCGATATTTTACATTTTATTGGCAAAAACGAAGGTAGTTTCGATGCCGTCAATAGTTATGATAAAGCTATTTTTTCATTTGGGTTTATTCAATTTACAGGAGCAGTAGCAAGTGGCTCTATGCTGACACGAGTGTTGCAACGCTTCAAAAACAATAACCAAAGTGCATTCTATCAGTCATTTGGGCAATTTGGGTTAGATGTTTCTACTTATGGAACACCTTTATTTACCGTCAATACGGGTTATGGGCAAAAGCAAGGCGATGAAGCGTACCGAGAAGTAGCCAATAATTTACAGCTTACAGGAGTATTTATTGCATCGGGTTTTGAACGTGAAATGATTCGTGCCCAAATCCAAATTGCTCAAGAAGAATATATGAATAAAGCCTTGGCCGATAGCACAAGCGTTGCTGTGCTGGGGCAGGGGGTTTCGCTCAATAGAGTTCTGTATTCGGAAGGAGGTATTGCCTTGCGAGTAGACTTGTGTGTCAACAGAGGTTTGTCGGGGTCATTGGCTGTTTTACAAAAAGCTATTGCTCAGGTAGCCGCCGAATCGGGTATTTATTCGGTAGCATCATTGGGTAGTATCGACGAAAGAAGGGTGGTCGAAACCGTTGCCAATAATGACATAGAGCAGTGGAAAAAAGACCGTACTCGCAAGTTATTGAGTAGTAATTTTAGTTTTGACAAATACTCAGTTTGA
- a CDS encoding VOC family protein, with amino-acid sequence MKILKLSLSTQDLEATKTFYHTILGLPIVTENSDYIAFRAGITTIGFQLSPFLDNTPVYHFAFNIHPNQLEQAFDWVAARMPLIEITPNQKVSNFATWHAKSFYFYDNNQNIVEFIARFDLAPSHENEFSGNQVIAVSEVGFAVDNVKATTTSLITNYRLNYFAKQAPLPDFAALGNDEGLLIFAQTGRNWFPTSTPATEQWTEVVVEVENQVFSIKYDAAFSVEKSFYNGAI; translated from the coding sequence ATGAAGATTTTAAAACTCTCTTTAAGCACTCAGGATCTCGAAGCAACCAAAACGTTTTACCATACCATTTTAGGGTTGCCTATTGTAACAGAAAATAGCGATTATATTGCATTTCGGGCAGGAATTACCACAATAGGTTTTCAGCTATCGCCATTTCTCGACAATACGCCTGTGTATCATTTTGCCTTTAATATTCACCCCAACCAACTTGAACAAGCTTTTGATTGGGTGGCTGCTCGGATGCCTCTGATTGAAATTACCCCTAACCAAAAAGTTTCTAATTTTGCCACTTGGCATGCAAAATCGTTTTATTTTTATGACAATAATCAAAATATCGTTGAGTTTATTGCTAGGTTTGATTTAGCCCCAAGTCATGAAAATGAGTTTTCTGGCAATCAGGTAATAGCTGTAAGCGAAGTAGGCTTTGCCGTCGACAATGTAAAGGCCACTACAACAAGCCTTATTACAAATTATCGCCTTAATTATTTTGCTAAACAAGCTCCCCTACCCGATTTTGCAGCTTTGGGCAATGATGAAGGTTTATTGATTTTTGCCCAAACAGGACGAAATTGGTTTCCAACATCAACACCAGCAACAGAACAATGGACAGAGGTTGTAGTTGAGGTAGAAAATCAGGTTTTTTCTATCAAATACGACGCAGCATTTAGTGTTGAAAAAAGTTTTTATAATGGGGCTATTTAA
- a CDS encoding ABC transporter permease, whose product MKLFIAFITKEFKHILRDKRTLLILFGMPIVQIILFGFALTNEVKDSRVVILDQAKDDYSQKIIQRIEASRYFDIEQNITNTKDIHEAFKTGKIRLAIVFPEHFKETLLHTNQASIQLIADASDPNTANTVSNYASAIIRDFQDELLAQNPLPYTIKPEIRMLYNPQLKGAYTFVPGVMAMILLLISAMMTSIAIVREKELGTMEILLVSPVPPLMVIITKAVPYVFLSCINVTTILLLSVFLLDVPIQGSLVLLLGESLLFIFASLALGLFISTITDSQQVAMLVSLMILMLPTLIFSGFMFPIENMPLPMQIISNFIPSKWYFFIVRDVMIKGLDFKSILKETFILLAMTCVFLGIALKNYKIRLE is encoded by the coding sequence ATGAAGTTATTCATCGCCTTTATTACAAAGGAATTCAAACATATCTTACGTGACAAACGTACTTTGCTGATTTTGTTTGGTATGCCAATTGTCCAAATTATTTTATTTGGCTTTGCCCTTACCAACGAAGTGAAGGATTCTCGTGTGGTAATTCTAGACCAAGCGAAGGATGATTATTCTCAAAAAATTATCCAAAGAATTGAAGCTAGTCGGTATTTTGATATTGAACAAAACATAACCAATACCAAAGATATTCACGAAGCCTTCAAAACTGGGAAAATCAGGCTAGCCATTGTTTTTCCAGAACACTTTAAAGAAACACTACTCCACACCAATCAGGCAAGTATTCAGCTTATTGCTGATGCTTCCGACCCCAACACAGCCAATACCGTAAGTAATTATGCAAGTGCCATTATTCGAGATTTTCAGGACGAACTATTAGCCCAAAATCCGCTCCCCTACACTATCAAGCCCGAAATACGTATGTTGTACAACCCCCAATTGAAAGGGGCATACACTTTTGTTCCGGGTGTAATGGCCATGATTTTGTTATTGATCTCGGCTATGATGACATCTATTGCTATTGTCCGTGAAAAAGAACTTGGCACTATGGAAATCCTGTTGGTATCGCCTGTACCACCATTAATGGTCATTATTACCAAGGCCGTTCCTTATGTTTTCTTGTCATGTATCAATGTCACCACTATTTTGTTACTCAGTGTATTTCTACTAGATGTACCCATACAAGGAAGTTTGGTATTGCTTTTAGGCGAAAGTTTGCTATTTATTTTTGCTTCGTTGGCACTGGGTCTTTTTATTTCTACCATCACCGACTCACAACAAGTAGCCATGTTGGTGTCGTTGATGATACTCATGCTGCCAACGCTCATTTTTAGTGGCTTTATGTTTCCTATCGAAAATATGCCTTTACCCATGCAGATAATCTCGAATTTTATTCCTTCAAAATGGTATTTCTTTATTGTTCGAGATGTCATGATTAAAGGACTCGATTTTAAAAGTATTTTGAAAGAAACTTTCATTTTATTAGCCATGACCTGTGTGTTTTTGGGAATAGCCCTAAAAAACTATAAAATCAGGTTAGAATAA
- a CDS encoding GNAT family N-acetyltransferase, whose translation MKPIIETERFIIREILPIDAEGMFLLDSDPEVVKYVGHPPLSNIQQSVDVIAFIRKQYQTNGIGRWAVILKADNTFVGWAGLKLVTESTNHHINYYDLGYRFQQAHWGKGYATEVCRAIIDYAFQQMQLHEIFAITDVDNAASRHILEKLGFQFKEIFSFDDSPTTWYHLTSSTGQ comes from the coding sequence ATGAAACCAATTATTGAGACCGAACGGTTTATTATCCGTGAAATACTCCCTATAGATGCCGAGGGGATGTTCTTACTCGACTCCGACCCCGAAGTGGTAAAGTATGTTGGGCATCCGCCATTAAGCAACATTCAGCAAAGTGTCGATGTAATAGCATTTATCCGAAAACAATATCAAACCAACGGAATAGGACGCTGGGCGGTAATACTCAAAGCTGATAATACTTTTGTTGGCTGGGCAGGCTTAAAACTGGTAACAGAAAGCACCAATCACCATATCAATTATTATGATTTGGGCTATCGCTTTCAACAAGCTCACTGGGGCAAGGGCTATGCCACTGAGGTATGTAGGGCTATTATTGATTATGCTTTTCAGCAAATGCAACTCCACGAAATATTTGCGATTACTGATGTAGACAATGCCGCTTCACGACATATTCTTGAAAAATTGGGCTTTCAATTCAAAGAGATTTTCAGCTTTGACGACAGCCCAACCACTTGGTATCACTTAACCTCCTCAACAGGCCAATAG
- a CDS encoding ABC transporter ATP-binding protein, which yields MKPINKDIVIQTRNLTKRFGDFTATDAITFEVYRGEIFGFLGANGAGKTTAMKILIGISKPTAGEASIAGFDVYTQTEDIKRNIGYMSQKFSLYEDLTIRENIRFFGGIYGLNRKDLKVKSEALIQKLGLEEEADKLVASLPLGWRQKLSFSIAILHEPKIVFLDEPTGGVDPITRRQFWDMIYEAANRGVTIFVTTHYMDEAEYCNRVSIMVDGKIEALDTPSNLKKQFNAHSMDEVFHQLARKAQRGE from the coding sequence ATGAAACCAATCAACAAGGATATTGTAATTCAAACCCGAAATCTGACCAAACGATTTGGTGATTTTACGGCAACAGACGCTATTACTTTTGAGGTATACCGAGGTGAAATATTTGGATTTTTGGGAGCGAACGGTGCAGGCAAAACCACCGCCATGAAAATCCTTATTGGTATTTCAAAACCAACTGCTGGCGAAGCTTCTATTGCAGGTTTTGATGTATATACCCAAACCGAGGATATTAAAAGAAATATCGGCTATATGTCCCAAAAATTTTCGCTATATGAAGACCTCACTATTCGAGAAAATATCCGCTTTTTTGGCGGTATTTATGGCCTCAACAGAAAAGATTTGAAAGTAAAAAGCGAAGCTTTAATTCAAAAATTAGGGCTAGAAGAAGAAGCTGACAAGCTAGTAGCTTCATTACCACTTGGGTGGCGACAAAAGCTTTCGTTTTCGATTGCCATACTCCACGAACCCAAAATTGTATTTCTTGACGAACCTACTGGCGGGGTCGACCCTATTACTCGTCGCCAGTTTTGGGATATGATTTATGAAGCAGCCAACCGTGGCGTTACGATTTTTGTTACAACTCACTACATGGACGAAGCTGAGTATTGCAACAGGGTATCTATTATGGTTGATGGTAAAATAGAAGCTCTTGATACACCTAGCAATCTTAAAAAACAATTTAATGCTCATTCTATGGACGAGGTATTTCATCAGTTGGCACGAAAAGCCCAAAGAGGTGAATAA
- a CDS encoding ABC transporter permease, with protein MKTLYFLLEKEFRQIFRNGSILRIIFVMPIMQLIVLPLAADYEVKNVNFTVVDHNHSPYSRLMITKIVGSGYFKLVNYADSYSKAMKTIEDNSADLILEIPPHFEKNLIKENSAQLLLAVNAVNGMKGNLGGSYMASILRDFNQDIRLDWITLPRFNNAPLIDIRTSNWYNPTMNYKLFMVPGILVILVTMVGSFLSALNIVKEKEVGTIEQINVTPIKKHHFILGKLIPFWLLGLFVTAIGLVISRLVFGIIPVGSLVLIFFFTAIYLLAVLGIGLLVSNFSDTQQQAMFISFFLIMVFVLMGGLYTSIDGMPQWAKIITKFNPVAYFIEVMRLVVIKGSGLKEIKEHLLAIMGFATVFNGLAIWTYRKQV; from the coding sequence ATGAAAACTCTCTATTTTTTGTTAGAAAAAGAATTTCGACAAATTTTCCGAAATGGCTCTATCCTTCGGATTATCTTTGTCATGCCTATTATGCAGTTGATTGTATTGCCATTGGCGGCCGATTATGAAGTAAAAAATGTCAATTTTACGGTAGTCGACCACAACCATTCGCCTTACTCTAGGCTGATGATTACTAAAATCGTAGGTTCGGGTTATTTCAAATTAGTCAACTATGCCGATTCGTATTCCAAAGCAATGAAAACGATTGAAGACAATTCGGCTGATTTGATTTTAGAAATACCTCCTCATTTTGAGAAAAACCTTATCAAGGAAAATTCTGCCCAATTACTTTTGGCGGTCAATGCCGTCAATGGCATGAAGGGCAATCTTGGCGGTTCGTATATGGCAAGTATCCTTCGTGATTTCAATCAGGATATTCGCCTAGACTGGATTACCCTGCCTCGATTCAATAACGCCCCATTGATAGATATAAGAACAAGCAATTGGTACAACCCAACCATGAACTACAAGCTATTTATGGTACCAGGTATTCTTGTAATTCTGGTAACTATGGTAGGTTCTTTTCTATCGGCATTGAATATTGTTAAAGAAAAAGAAGTGGGTACTATCGAACAAATCAATGTAACGCCTATCAAAAAACATCATTTTATTTTAGGCAAACTCATTCCTTTTTGGTTATTGGGCTTGTTCGTAACCGCCATTGGCTTAGTGATTAGCCGCCTTGTATTTGGTATTATTCCTGTGGGAAGTTTGGTTTTGATATTCTTTTTCACGGCTATATACCTATTGGCGGTATTGGGTATTGGGTTACTGGTTTCCAACTTTTCGGATACCCAACAGCAAGCCATGTTTATTTCGTTTTTCCTGATTATGGTATTTGTGCTTATGGGAGGCTTATATACCTCTATAGATGGTATGCCCCAGTGGGCTAAAATCATCACAAAATTCAATCCTGTAGCCTATTTTATCGAAGTGATGCGATTGGTGGTTATCAAAGGGTCGGGCTTAAAAGAAATAAAGGAGCATCTTTTGGCTATTATGGGCTTTGCTACAGTATTTAATGGGCTGGCAATTTGGACCTATCGAAAACAGGTATAA
- a CDS encoding 50S ribosomal protein L25/general stress protein Ctc, producing the protein MRKIEIVGFRRETLGTKSAKDLRNEALAPCVLYGGKDQVHFAVPLILFRDLIYTPEVAEVELNIEGEIRRAILQDAQFHPVNESILNVDFLEIVDGKPIKIDVPVKVIGNAPGVQKGGKMVQKLRKVTLKGLAENIPDFVEADITGLDLGQTIKVSKLKVEGVSILNNPSNPVATIDIPRALRGKINS; encoded by the coding sequence ATGAGAAAGATTGAAATTGTAGGTTTCAGAAGAGAAACCCTTGGTACTAAGTCGGCAAAAGATTTGCGTAACGAAGCTTTAGCTCCTTGCGTATTGTATGGTGGAAAAGACCAAGTACACTTTGCTGTACCATTGATTTTGTTCCGTGACTTGATTTACACACCCGAAGTAGCGGAAGTTGAATTGAACATTGAAGGCGAAATCCGTCGTGCTATCTTGCAAGATGCTCAGTTCCACCCAGTAAATGAAAGTATTTTGAACGTAGATTTCTTGGAAATCGTTGATGGTAAGCCTATCAAAATCGATGTTCCTGTAAAAGTAATCGGAAATGCTCCTGGTGTTCAAAAAGGGGGTAAAATGGTTCAAAAATTGCGTAAAGTAACTTTGAAAGGTCTTGCTGAAAACATTCCTGATTTTGTTGAAGCTGACATCACTGGTTTAGACTTGGGACAAACTATCAAAGTTTCTAAATTGAAAGTAGAAGGTGTTTCTATCTTGAACAACCCTTCAAACCCAGTGGCAACTATCGATATCCCACGTGCATTGAGAGGAAAAATCAACTCTTAA
- the metE gene encoding 5-methyltetrahydropteroyltriglutamate--homocysteine S-methyltransferase, whose translation MITHNLGYPRIGSKRELKRASEQYWAGTITKEELALVSRQIRTQNWKIQQNAGIELIPSNDFSLYDHVLDTSLMLGAIPERYHVLIDGISSKELDIYFAMARGVQKEGVDIVASEMTKWFDTNYHYIVPEFVKNQKFYRYSEKAIIEFEEAKQLGILTKPVLVGPVSYLLLGKEKEEGFSRIDLLDQLLPVYIDILQDLESRGATWVQLDEPFLVMDLTQKEREAFEVAYQKIRKALPHLKILLATYFECSGENIHTTVALPVDCIHLDLVRCPSQLSDILAIDSFVASEKFLSLGLVDGRNIWKNDFTKSLRFIENAVTVLGENRVLLAPSCSLLHSPCDLDLEKNEAVLSLEIKNWMAFAKQKLSEVVVLSKLSGASTFAEYTNQLLENQQAVESRKVSALIHRPAVKQRVASVQKADFSREKSFAERQAIQLKTLNLPLFPTTTIGSFPQTADVRQLRARYKKGEISHENYVKQIEDAIALSIEWQEEIGLDVLVHGEFERNDMVEYFGEQLSGYVFTQNGWVQSYGSRCVKPPVIYGDVERPVPMTVQWSTFAQSKTQKYVKGMLTGPITILQWSFVRDDQPRKDTAYQIALAIRDEVVDLEKEGIKIIQIDEPAIREGLPLRKANAEAYLNWAVNAFRLSASGVRNETQIHTHMCYSEFNDIIEHIAALDADVITIETSRSQMELLDAFAEFKYPNEIGPGVYDIHSPRVPSVTEMEILLKKALEVIPARNLWVNPDCGLKTRHWEETEKALKNMVAASENLRELHGSTQSVADYDGFSL comes from the coding sequence ATGATTACTCACAACCTTGGCTATCCTCGTATTGGTAGCAAAAGAGAATTAAAACGTGCCTCTGAACAATACTGGGCTGGCACTATTACCAAAGAAGAATTAGCATTGGTAAGTCGTCAAATAAGAACACAAAATTGGAAAATTCAGCAAAATGCTGGTATCGAATTGATTCCAAGCAATGATTTTTCGTTGTACGACCACGTTTTGGACACTTCGCTGATGTTAGGGGCGATTCCCGAACGCTATCATGTATTGATTGATGGAATATCGAGTAAGGAACTCGATATTTATTTTGCTATGGCTCGTGGCGTACAAAAAGAGGGCGTTGATATTGTAGCTTCTGAAATGACAAAGTGGTTTGATACCAATTACCACTATATTGTTCCCGAATTTGTTAAAAATCAAAAGTTTTACCGCTATTCTGAAAAGGCTATTATTGAGTTTGAAGAAGCCAAACAGTTGGGTATTCTTACCAAGCCTGTTTTGGTAGGGCCTGTATCGTACCTTTTGCTTGGAAAAGAAAAAGAGGAAGGCTTTAGCCGAATAGATTTATTAGATCAGCTTTTGCCTGTTTATATTGATATTTTACAAGATCTAGAAAGCCGAGGGGCTACTTGGGTACAGCTCGACGAGCCATTTTTAGTGATGGATTTGACCCAAAAAGAAAGAGAGGCTTTTGAAGTTGCTTATCAGAAAATCCGTAAGGCATTACCTCATTTAAAGATATTACTTGCTACATATTTTGAATGTTCTGGCGAAAATATCCATACAACAGTGGCCTTGCCTGTTGATTGTATTCATTTGGACTTGGTGCGTTGTCCTTCACAATTGTCTGATATTCTGGCTATTGATTCATTTGTGGCTTCCGAAAAATTTTTATCGTTAGGTCTGGTAGATGGTCGAAATATCTGGAAAAATGATTTTACAAAATCACTCAGATTTATCGAAAATGCCGTTACAGTATTGGGCGAAAACCGTGTATTGTTAGCTCCTTCTTGCTCGTTATTGCATAGCCCTTGTGATTTAGATTTAGAGAAAAACGAAGCTGTTTTGAGTCTAGAAATCAAAAACTGGATGGCTTTTGCCAAACAAAAACTTTCGGAGGTAGTGGTATTAAGCAAATTGTCAGGAGCATCAACTTTTGCCGAATACACCAATCAATTGCTTGAAAATCAGCAAGCTGTAGAAAGTAGGAAAGTGTCGGCCTTGATTCACCGCCCAGCCGTAAAACAGCGAGTGGCCTCAGTACAGAAAGCCGATTTTAGTCGTGAAAAAAGCTTTGCCGAACGTCAGGCTATACAATTAAAAACCTTGAATTTACCTTTGTTTCCAACTACCACGATTGGCTCGTTTCCTCAAACAGCCGATGTTAGACAGTTAAGGGCAAGGTATAAAAAAGGAGAAATTTCGCATGAAAACTACGTGAAGCAAATAGAGGATGCTATTGCCCTGTCGATTGAGTGGCAAGAAGAAATCGGTTTGGATGTATTGGTTCATGGCGAATTTGAGCGTAACGATATGGTCGAATACTTTGGCGAACAGCTTTCTGGCTATGTATTTACCCAAAATGGTTGGGTTCAAAGCTACGGAAGCCGTTGTGTAAAACCTCCTGTAATTTATGGCGATGTAGAACGTCCTGTACCAATGACAGTACAGTGGTCGACTTTTGCACAATCCAAAACACAGAAATATGTAAAAGGAATGCTTACTGGGCCTATTACGATTTTACAATGGTCGTTTGTAAGAGACGACCAGCCTAGAAAAGATACAGCGTATCAGATTGCCTTGGCGATTCGTGATGAAGTAGTAGATTTGGAAAAAGAAGGTATCAAAATTATTCAGATAGATGAACCTGCCATTCGTGAGGGCTTGCCATTGCGAAAAGCCAATGCCGAAGCTTATTTGAACTGGGCTGTTAATGCTTTCCGTTTGAGTGCTTCGGGGGTAAGAAACGAAACTCAGATTCATACTCACATGTGCTATTCTGAGTTTAACGATATTATCGAACATATTGCAGCCTTGGATGCCGATGTGATTACGATAGAAACGTCTCGTTCACAGATGGAGCTATTAGATGCCTTTGCCGAATTCAAATATCCTAACGAAATTGGTCCTGGGGTTTATGATATTCATTCGCCACGTGTACCAAGTGTAACCGAAATGGAAATTTTGTTGAAGAAGGCCCTAGAAGTAATTCCTGCAAGAAATTTGTGGGTTAATCCAGATTGTGGTTTGAAAACCAGACATTGGGAAGAAACTGAAAAAGCATTGAAAAACATGGTTGCTGCAAGCGAAAACCTGCGTGAATTGCATGGTTCAACTCAGTCGGTAGCCGACTATGATGGCTTTTCGTTATAA
- a CDS encoding ABC transporter ATP-binding protein: protein MQAIVAQNIHKSFEKGTVTALSDISFQVEQGELFGLIGPDGAGKTTLFRILTTLLLAEKGSATVDGFDVKNDFKAIRQRVGYMPGRFSLYQDLSVEENLDFFAKVFGTTIQENYYLIKDIYQQIEPFKTRKAGKLSGGMKQKLALCCALIHKPTVLFLDEPTTGVDPVSRKEFWGMLKNLKQEGITIVVSTPYMDEATLCDRVALIQKGQILDIDSPEHIIRKFPKKLWAIKSQNMYQLLLDLRAFPSTHSCFSFGESHHLTLQNNQADMKALLEYLGEKDCLALQITEVEPTIEDCFMAMM, encoded by the coding sequence ATGCAAGCAATTGTAGCTCAAAATATACACAAGTCATTTGAAAAAGGAACAGTAACGGCACTATCCGATATTTCTTTTCAAGTAGAACAAGGCGAATTATTTGGCTTGATTGGCCCCGATGGTGCTGGCAAAACCACCCTTTTCCGCATATTAACCACCCTTCTTCTAGCCGAAAAAGGAAGTGCTACGGTCGATGGCTTTGATGTCAAAAATGATTTTAAGGCCATTCGCCAACGAGTAGGTTATATGCCAGGACGTTTTTCGTTATACCAAGATTTGAGCGTAGAAGAAAACTTGGATTTTTTTGCGAAAGTATTTGGCACAACTATTCAAGAAAACTATTATTTAATCAAGGATATTTACCAACAAATAGAACCTTTCAAAACCCGAAAAGCAGGCAAACTCTCGGGGGGTATGAAACAAAAGCTAGCTTTATGTTGTGCTTTAATTCATAAACCAACAGTACTTTTTTTGGACGAACCCACTACTGGTGTTGACCCTGTGTCGAGAAAGGAATTTTGGGGAATGCTCAAAAACCTCAAACAAGAAGGTATTACCATTGTGGTGTCGACTCCCTACATGGACGAAGCCACCCTGTGCGACCGTGTGGCACTGATTCAAAAAGGACAAATCCTTGATATTGATTCACCAGAGCATATTATTCGGAAGTTTCCCAAAAAACTTTGGGCAATTAAAAGCCAAAATATGTATCAATTATTACTGGATTTACGAGCATTTCCATCAACGCACTCATGTTTTAGCTTTGGCGAAAGTCATCATTTAACCTTGCAAAACAACCAAGCCGATATGAAAGCCTTATTGGAATATCTGGGAGAAAAGGATTGCTTGGCTCTTCAAATTACCGAAGTTGAGCCTACTATTGAAGACTGTTTTATGGCCATGATGTAG
- a CDS encoding ribose-phosphate pyrophosphokinase has protein sequence MASINQVKIFSGSSSEYLAKEIAKYFGKELGSTTVQKFSDGEMSPSFDESIRGCDVFLIQSTFPPADNLLELLLMIDAARRASAHYVTVVIPYFGYSRQDRKDKPRVGIGAKLIANLLTAAGADRLMTLDLHAGQIQGFFDFPVDHLEGTAIFVPYLKSLGLQNLLFASPDVGGVVRTRNVAKSFNADMVICDKHRKRANEVASMQLIGDVTGADVVLVDDLIDTGGTMCKAAQLIMDKGAKSVRAIVTHPVLSGKAYDNISNSVLTELVVTNTIPLQQECDKIKVLSVAELFAKAIGRIRDHESISSLFIKH, from the coding sequence ATGGCTTCCATAAATCAAGTTAAAATTTTCTCAGGGTCTTCTTCTGAATATTTAGCTAAAGAAATTGCAAAGTATTTTGGAAAAGAATTAGGCTCAACTACAGTACAAAAATTTTCAGACGGTGAAATGTCACCGAGCTTTGATGAATCAATCAGAGGATGCGATGTTTTCTTGATTCAGTCAACATTCCCACCTGCCGATAACCTGTTGGAATTGTTGTTGATGATTGACGCAGCTCGTCGTGCTTCGGCACACTATGTTACGGTTGTGATTCCTTATTTTGGGTATTCTCGCCAAGACCGCAAAGACAAGCCAAGAGTAGGTATCGGTGCCAAATTGATTGCCAATTTGTTGACTGCTGCAGGTGCTGACCGCCTTATGACACTTGATTTACACGCTGGACAAATCCAAGGATTCTTCGACTTTCCAGTTGACCATTTGGAAGGAACAGCTATCTTTGTTCCTTATTTGAAGTCGCTAGGTTTACAAAACCTTTTGTTTGCTTCGCCCGATGTGGGTGGGGTGGTTCGTACTCGTAACGTTGCCAAGTCGTTCAATGCCGATATGGTAATTTGCGATAAACACCGTAAACGTGCCAACGAAGTTGCTTCAATGCAATTGATTGGTGATGTAACAGGTGCAGATGTAGTGTTGGTCGATGACTTAATTGATACCGGTGGAACTATGTGTAAAGCTGCTCAGTTAATTATGGACAAAGGTGCAAAATCTGTAAGAGCTATCGTAACGCACCCAGTGCTTTCTGGAAAAGCCTACGATAATATCAGCAACTCGGTATTAACCGAATTAGTAGTAACTAATACTATTCCGTTGCAACAAGAATGCGACAAAATTAAGGTACTTTCTGTGGCTGAATTATTTGCCAAAGCCATCGGAAGAATCCGTGACCATGAGTCTATCAGTTCATTATTCATAAAGCACTAA